In a single window of the Acyrthosiphon pisum isolate AL4f chromosome X, pea_aphid_22Mar2018_4r6ur, whole genome shotgun sequence genome:
- the LOC100575794 gene encoding 28 kDa heat- and acid-stable phosphoprotein-like isoform X2, producing MTREEGSNKEINDEFANTEELEKQRVRDEQGRITNIHKEADKQNPECKGNKSDSDEDISKTGNESNAGSDAEGVTHVIQMENSNRKKLKLLQRLSSLNAFFADTSEPVSLFKHEREQIEKDQQQQNYQNLHTQGDTEQAQSDLATNVADDNAIRTIEENEKSEEEMVMVKALPKLQNNSGK from the exons ATGACCAGAG AAGAGGGGTCAAATAAAGAGATAAATGACGAGTTTGCTAACACTGAAGAACTAGAAAAACAGAGAGTGCGTGATGAACAGGGTCGAATAACTAATATTCATAAAGAGGCTGACAAACAGAATCCTGAATGTAAAGGGAACAAGAGTGATAGTGACGAAGACATTTCCAAAACTGGAAATGAATCTAATGCAGGCTCTGACGCTGAG GGTGTTACTCATGTGATACAAATGGAGAATTCAAAtagaaagaaattaaaattattgcaaaGGTTATCTTCGCTCAATGCATTTTTTGCAGATACTTCTGAACCAgtttcattatttaaacatgAAAG ggaACAAATAGAAAAAGATCAACAACAGCAGAATTATCAAAATTTGCATACCCAAGGTGATACAGAACAGGCACAATCAGATTTAGCTACCAATGTAGCTGATGATAATGCTATTAGAACAATAGAAGAAAATGAGAAGAGTG aagAAGAAATGGTTATGGTTAAGGCACTGcccaaattacaaaataactcTGGAAAATAA
- the LOC100575794 gene encoding 28 kDa heat- and acid-stable phosphoprotein-like isoform X1, translating to MFLFTSIKFVFSNCFYLEEGSNKEINDEFANTEELEKQRVRDEQGRITNIHKEADKQNPECKGNKSDSDEDISKTGNESNAGSDAEGVTHVIQMENSNRKKLKLLQRLSSLNAFFADTSEPVSLFKHEREQIEKDQQQQNYQNLHTQGDTEQAQSDLATNVADDNAIRTIEENEKSEEEMVMVKALPKLQNNSGK from the exons ATGTTCTTGTTTACATcgataaaatttgtattttcaaattgtttctATCTAGAAGAGGGGTCAAATAAAGAGATAAATGACGAGTTTGCTAACACTGAAGAACTAGAAAAACAGAGAGTGCGTGATGAACAGGGTCGAATAACTAATATTCATAAAGAGGCTGACAAACAGAATCCTGAATGTAAAGGGAACAAGAGTGATAGTGACGAAGACATTTCCAAAACTGGAAATGAATCTAATGCAGGCTCTGACGCTGAG GGTGTTACTCATGTGATACAAATGGAGAATTCAAAtagaaagaaattaaaattattgcaaaGGTTATCTTCGCTCAATGCATTTTTTGCAGATACTTCTGAACCAgtttcattatttaaacatgAAAG ggaACAAATAGAAAAAGATCAACAACAGCAGAATTATCAAAATTTGCATACCCAAGGTGATACAGAACAGGCACAATCAGATTTAGCTACCAATGTAGCTGATGATAATGCTATTAGAACAATAGAAGAAAATGAGAAGAGTG aagAAGAAATGGTTATGGTTAAGGCACTGcccaaattacaaaataactcTGGAAAATAA